One region of Ailuropoda melanoleuca isolate Jingjing chromosome 19, ASM200744v2, whole genome shotgun sequence genomic DNA includes:
- the KLHL31 gene encoding kelch-like protein 31, producing MAPKKKTVRKSKGDINEMTIIVEDCPLNKLNALNGLLEGGNGLSCISSELTDASYGPNLLEGLSKMRQENFLCDLVIGTKTKSFDVHKSVMASCSEYFYNILKKDPSTQRVDLNDISPLGLATVIAYAYTGKLTLSLYTIGSIISAAVYLQIHTLVKMCSDFLIREMSVENCMYIANIAETYSLKNAKAAAQKFIRDNFLEFAESDQFLKLTFEQINELLIDDDLQLPSEIVAFQIAMKWLEFDQKRVKYAADLLSNIRFGTISAQDLVNYVQSVPRMMQDADCHKLLVDAMNYHLLPYHQNTLQSRRTRIRGGCRVLVTVGGRPGLTEKSLSRDILYRDPENGWSKLTEMPAKSFNQCVAVMDGFLYVAGGEDQNDARNQAKHAVSNFCRYDPRFNTWIHLANMNQKRTHFSLSVFNGLLYAVGGRNTEGSLASLECYVPSTNQWQPKTPLEVARCCHASAVTDGRVLVTGGYIGSAYSRSVCAYDPTSDSWQELPGLSTPRGWHCAVTLGDRVYVMGGSQLGPRGERVDVLTVECYSPATGQWSYAAPLLVGVSTAGASALHGRAYLLGGWNEGEKKYKKCIQCFSPELNEWTEDDELPEATVGVSCCTLSMPNSVTRESRASSVSSVPVSI from the exons ATGGCCCCCAAAAAGAAGACTGTCAGAAAGAGCAAGGGAGATATCAATGAGATGACCATAATCGTAGAAGATTGCCCCCTAAACAAACTAAATGCTTTGAATGGGCTCCTAGAGGGAGGCAATGGCCTTAGCTGCATTTCTTCTGAATTAACAGATGCTTCCTATGGCCCCAACCTCTTGGAAGGCTTAAGTAAAATGAGGCAGGAGAACTTCCTTTGCGACCTAGTCATCGGCACCAAAACCAAATCCTTTGATGTTCACAAGTCAGTGATGGCTTCGTGCAGTGAATACTTTTACAACATCctaaaaaaagacccatctaccCAAAGGGTGGATCTCAATGATATCTCACCGCTGGGCCTGGCTACTGTCATTGCATATGCCTACACCGGAAAGCTGACGCTCTCCTTGTATACAATAGGAAGCATTATTTCTGCTGCTGTTTATCTTCAGATCCATACCCTTGTAAAGATGTGCAGTGATTTTCTGATCCGAGAGATGAGTGTTGAGAATTGCATGTACATTGCTAACATTGCTGAAACATACTCCTTGAAAAATGCAAAAGCGGCAGCTCAAAAATTTATCCGGGATAACTTCCTTGAATTTGCAGAATCAGATCAGTTTTTGAAACTTACATTTGAGCAAATTAATGAACTTCTTATAGATGATGACTTGCAGTTGCCTTCTGAAATAGTAGCATTCCAGATTGCAATGAAGTGGTTAGAATTTGACCAAAAGAGAGTGAAATACGCTGCAGATCTCCTAAGCAATATCCGCTTTGGTACCATCTCTGCACAAGACCTGGTCAATTATGTTCAGTCTGTACCAAGAATGATGCAAGATGCTGATTGTCACAAACTTCTTGTAGATGCTATGAACTACCACTTACTTCCATATCATCAAAACACATTGCAGTCTAGGCGCACGAGAATCCGTGGGGGCTGTCGAGTCCTCGTCACTGTTGGGGGACGTCCAGGCCTTACTGAGAAGTCCCTTAGTAGAGACATCCTGTACAGAGACCCTGAAAATGGATGGAGCAAGCTTACAGAAATGCCAGCCAAGAGTTTTAATCAGTGTGTGGCTGTGATGGACGGATTTCTTTATGTGGCTGGTGGTGAAGACCAGAATGACGCAAGAAATCAAGCCAAGCATGCAGTCAGCAATTTCTGCAG ATACGATCCCCGCTTCAACACCTGGATACACCTGGCCAACATGAACCAGAAGCGCACGCACTTCAGCCTGAGCGTGTTCAACGGGCTCCTTTACGCTGTGGGCGGCCGCAATACCGAAGGCAGCCTGGCCTCGCTCGAGTGCTACGTGCCCTCCACCAATCAGTGGCAACCCAAGACGCCCCTGGAGGTGGCGCGCTGCTGCCACGCCAGCGCGGTCACCGACGGCCGCGTGCTGGTGACCGGCGGGTACATCGGCAGCGCGTACTCGCGCTCCGTGTGCGCCTACGACCCGACCAGTGACTCGTGGCAGGAGCTGCCGGGCCTGAGCACGCCCCGAGGCTGGCACTGCGCGGTCACGCTGGGCGACAGGGTGTACGTGATGGGGGGCAGCCAGCTGGGGCCGCGCGGGGAGCGCGTGGACGTGCTGACCGTGGAGTGCTACAGCCCGGCCACCGGCCAGTGGAGCTACGCGGCGCCGCTGCTAGTGGGTGTGAGCACGGCCGGCGCCTCGGCGCTGCACGGCCGCGCCTACCTGCTGGGGGGCTGGAACGAGGGCGAGAAGAAGTACAAGAAGTGCATCCAGTGCTTCAGCCCGGAGCTCAACGAGTGGACGGAGGACGACGAGTTGCCCGAGGCCACCGTGGGCGTGTCCTGCTGCACCCTCTCGATGCCCAACAGCGTGACCCGGGAATCCCGAGCCAGCTCGGTGTCCTCGGTGCCAGTCAGTATCTGA